One region of Limnospira fusiformis SAG 85.79 genomic DNA includes:
- a CDS encoding reverse transcriptase N-terminal domain-containing protein, with product MRNQNQSRRAFVSKAIPWAKVQRKVFKLQKRIFQAAKSGQDAKARRLQRLLVKSHYARLLAVRRVTQDNQGKKTAGVDGMRAISPRQRFEIVKNIKGNLKAKPLRRVWIPKPGRDEKRPLGIPAIQDRARQALVKSALEPEWESRFESTSYGFRPGRSAHDAISRIFQSINKGGYYILDSCETFRSEIGLRCPK from the coding sequence TTGAGAAATCAAAACCAATCAAGACGTGCGTTTGTATCGAAAGCTATTCCATGGGCGAAAGTTCAGAGAAAAGTTTTCAAGCTCCAAAAGAGGATATTTCAAGCAGCTAAATCGGGACAGGACGCAAAGGCACGAAGGTTGCAACGTCTACTGGTGAAGTCACATTATGCCCGACTCTTAGCAGTGCGACGAGTGACTCAAGACAATCAAGGCAAGAAAACAGCCGGTGTTGATGGAATGAGAGCAATCTCTCCAAGGCAAAGGTTTGAAATTGTTAAGAACATCAAGGGAAACCTCAAAGCAAAACCACTGCGACGGGTGTGGATTCCAAAACCTGGAAGGGATGAAAAACGCCCCCTGGGAATACCTGCTATCCAAGACAGAGCAAGGCAAGCCTTGGTTAAATCGGCTCTCGAACCTGAATGGGAATCGAGATTTGAAAGCACAAGCTATGGGTTTCGTCCCGGACGGTCAGCCCACGACGCAATATCCAGAATCTTTCAAAGTATAAACAAAGGAGGTTATTATATTCTGGATTCGTGCGAAACGTTTAGGAGTGAAATAGGGCTGCGATGCCCGAAATAA
- a CDS encoding IS630 family transposase translates to MPAPYSYDLRQKVIDTIELDGMPKTEASQVFHVSRNAINLWLQRKAQTGDFLPKPNHPPGNNHKITDWHKFKAFAQEHGDQTSAPMAELWDDDISPRTISRALKKIGFTRKKTYGYQERWKQQREEFIAQIEQMEPEGLVYLDEAGMNSQDSDYPYGYCEEGKRFHALKSGKRQGRVSYMAPWCDQQLLAPFSFEGCCNRTVFELWLEFILIPTLKPGQTLVLDNATFHKGGRIAELVEAAQCRLLYLPPYSPDLNKIEKCWSWLKARIRHGIEQFDSLHDAMDSVLKAAS, encoded by the coding sequence ATGCCAGCCCCCTACAGTTACGACCTCAGACAAAAAGTTATTGATACAATTGAACTAGACGGTATGCCCAAAACAGAAGCCAGTCAAGTTTTCCATGTCAGCCGGAACGCCATTAATCTCTGGCTGCAAAGAAAAGCACAGACCGGAGACTTCCTCCCTAAACCTAATCACCCACCTGGCAATAACCACAAAATTACCGACTGGCATAAATTCAAGGCTTTTGCCCAAGAGCATGGCGATCAAACCTCCGCTCCAATGGCTGAACTTTGGGATGACGACATCTCTCCTCGCACCATATCCAGAGCCTTGAAGAAAATTGGCTTCACCAGAAAAAAAACTTACGGCTACCAAGAACGTTGGAAGCAACAGCGAGAGGAGTTTATTGCTCAGATTGAACAGATGGAGCCGGAAGGGTTGGTTTACCTCGATGAAGCTGGCATGAATAGTCAAGACTCGGATTATCCTTATGGTTACTGCGAGGAAGGAAAACGCTTCCATGCCCTCAAATCAGGGAAGAGGCAGGGCAGGGTGAGCTATATGGCCCCATGGTGTGATCAACAACTCTTAGCCCCCTTTAGCTTTGAGGGTTGTTGTAATCGGACAGTGTTTGAGTTGTGGTTGGAGTTCATCTTAATTCCAACACTGAAGCCAGGTCAGACTCTAGTGCTAGACAATGCAACGTTTCATAAAGGGGGGCGGATTGCTGAACTGGTGGAGGCAGCTCAATGCCGTTTACTCTATCTTCCGCCTTATTCGCCAGACCTCAACAAGATAGAGAAATGTTGGTCGTGGCTGAAAGCCCGTATTCGCCACGGTATTGAGCAGTTTGATTCTCTCCATGATGCCATGGATTCCGTTCTCAAGGCTGCGTCCTAA
- a CDS encoding reverse transcriptase N-terminal domain-containing protein, protein MAIASLKKGFGKPKPIKTTNNAWKVIPWTKVQRKVFKLQKSIFQAAKSGQDAKARRWQRLLVKSYYACETFRSEIGMQCPK, encoded by the coding sequence ATGGCGATAGCGAGTTTAAAGAAAGGGTTTGGGAAACCAAAACCAATCAAGACTACGAACAACGCATGGAAAGTAATCCCATGGACTAAGGTTCAACGGAAAGTTTTCAAGCTCCAAAAGAGTATATTTCAAGCAGCTAAATCGGGACAGGATGCAAAGGCTAGAAGGTGGCAACGTCTATTGGTGAAATCATATTATGCGTGCGAGACGTTTAGGAGTGAAATAGGGATGCAATGCCCGAAATAG
- a CDS encoding IS1-like element ISArma2 family transposase (programmed frameshift), with the protein MNCPYCQSHKVVKNGHRQGKQSYLCRECGRQFRENPCPGGYSSDVKELCVKMSLNGMGFRAIERVTGISHNTILNWVRVAETHIDEANYEIPEIAQIDELQTFVGSKKTIWVWTVVNTKLPGILKFVIGDRSLLTFTTLWQMIQGWAGFLYITDGYKVYPCLIEDCNHLVSKTAMTRVEGENCRLRHYLARLHRKTLCDSKSTEMLYKSIRLLIYYLKHGQLPPFS; encoded by the exons ATAAATTGTCCTTATTGCCAAAGCCATAAAGTAGTCAAAAATGGTCATCGTCAGGGAAAACAGAGTTACCTGTGCCGTGAATGTGGTCGCCAATTTCGAGAAAATCCCTGTCCTGGAGGTTACAGTTCTGATGTCAAAGAGCTTTGTGTGAAAATGTCCCTCAATGGCATGGGATTTCGAGCCATTGAGAGAGTCACTGGTATTTCTCACAACACAATACTTAACTGGGTTAGAGTTGCAGAAACCCACATTGATGAGGCAAACTATGAAATTCCTGAAATAGCTCAAATTGATGAGCTTCAGACTTTTGTGGGTTCA AAAAAAACCATCTGGGTCTGGACAGTTGTGAATACCAAACTGCCTGGAATTCTGAAGTTTGTCATAGGCGACCGCTCATTGCTGACTTTTACCACATTATGGCAAATGATTCAGGGCTGGGCTGGTTTTCTATATATTACGGACGGATACAAAGTTTATCCTTGCTTAATTGAGGATTGCAATCATCTAGTCAGCAAAACGGCTATGACAAGAGTAGAAGGAGAAAACTGCCGTCTGAGGCACTATTTAGCCAGGCTACATCGCAAAACTTTGTGTGATTCCAAGTCCACTGAGATGTTGTACAAATCAATTCGCTTACTTATCTATTATTTGAAGCATGGACAACTTCCTCCGTTCTCTTAA
- a CDS encoding IS630-like element ISAtsp1 family transposase (programmed frameshift) — protein MPAPYSYDLRQKVIDAIELDGMPKTEASQVFHVSRNTINLWLQRKAQTGDFLPKPHHRPGNNHKITDWEKFKAFAQEHGDKTAAQMAELWDDDISPRTISRALKKIGFTRKKTYGYQERDEQQREEFIAQIEQMEPQEVVYLDEAGMNSQDSDYPYGYCEEGKRFHALKSGKRQGRVSMIAAWCHQQLLAPFSFEGCCHRTVFELWLEFILIPTLKPGQTLVLDNATFHKGGRIAELVEAAQCRLLYLPPYSPDLNKIEKCWSWLKARIRHCIEQFDSLHDAMDSVLKAAS, from the exons ATGCCAGCCCCCTATAGTTACGACCTCAGACAAAAAGTTATTGATGCCATTGAACTAGACGGTATGCCCAAAACAGAAGCCAGTCAAGTTTTCCATGTCAGCAGGAACACCATTAATCTCTGGCTGCAAAGAAAAGCACAGACCGGAGACTTCCTCCCTAAACCTCATCACCGACCTGGCAATAACCACAAAATTACCGACTGGGAAAAATTCAAGGCTTTTGCCCAAGAGCATGGCGACAAAACAGCAGCTCAAATGGCTGAACTTTGGGATGACGACATCTCTCCTCGCACCATATCCAGAGCCTTGAAGAAAATTGGCTTCACCAGA AAAAAAACTTACGGCTACCAAGAACGTGATGAGCAACAGCGAGAGGAGTTTATTGCTCAGATTGAACAGATGGAGCCACAAGAAGTGGTCTACCTCGATGAAGCCGGCATGAATAGTCAGGACTCGGATTACCCTTATGGTTACTGCGAGGAAGGAAAACGCTTCCATGCACTCAAATCAGGGAAGAGGCAGGGCAGGGTAAGTATGATAGCCGCATGGTGTCATCAACAACTCTTAGCTCCCTTTAGCTTTGAGGGTTGTTGTCATCGGACAGTGTTTGAGTTGTGGTTGGAGTTCATCTTAATTCCAACATTGAAGCCAGGTCAGACTCTAGTATTGGACAATGCAACGTTTCATAAAGGGGGACGGATTGCTGAACTGGTGGAGGCAGCTCAATGCCGTTTACTCTATCTACCACCTTATTCGCCAGACCTCAACAAGATAGAGAAATGTTGGTCGTGGCTGAAAGCCCGTATTCGCCACTGCATTGAGCAGTTTGATTCTCTCCATGATGCCATGGATTCCGTTCTCAAAGCTGCGTCCTAA
- the hmpF gene encoding pilus motility taxis protein HmpF, with the protein MLYLAEVQKQKSGFIGGGRAELKLLVCQRGENNWSAVPGDDLVPAEDANSYKDGALVLVELNASKQVQRIEDGKKLVRILEDFSRLQDRFKNQQEEIEQWKESLTYQTQELNRREQELNRREMEMESRREQMDHLEAELDKLEQQRQSLERSKQQEEKLRAEIDKARHEVESSRSQLEEEKRSLEEQRAELETHKGLSPEKAQEMQALLELLSGGNSIESLRELIERAQNQINDGISVGQTYRQQMEEHRNRASELQQEVDQVTTLRHQWSEWHQSHITLLNDRAQLNSRQNLLEFNEQQIQRLEQNIEYRQALLEQLQRLSESVASRSTSGVKVDTAPLQKMPIEQLQAEVQRLQEEWDRWFRMVKEQEEELKYKQEEIEELQQEINRASGSVRAQKESDLADEQDAYQMLNKTLEGQRRTLGEREDHMNQYQAVLLQRQGSAGTVDMGVALGFPSILAAIEKQQQASRSELEQLRDRTEQLKTEISNTDAQLSQQETEQEQKRQQLEAQEQSWIKQKQTLAEIQGRANLYEELLPSLEENWNNLQEQIESLLTQFNQIQELSQQQTQTQGELSQLISGLIS; encoded by the coding sequence GTGCTTTATTTAGCGGAAGTACAAAAGCAGAAAAGTGGTTTTATAGGTGGCGGTCGGGCTGAACTCAAGTTGCTGGTTTGTCAGCGGGGCGAGAACAATTGGAGCGCCGTACCGGGGGACGATCTGGTTCCGGCGGAGGATGCCAACAGCTATAAGGATGGCGCTCTAGTGTTAGTCGAACTCAATGCCAGCAAACAAGTTCAGCGCATCGAGGACGGCAAAAAACTGGTCAGAATTCTTGAAGATTTTTCCCGATTGCAAGACAGATTCAAAAATCAACAAGAAGAAATCGAACAGTGGAAAGAATCCCTCACCTACCAAACTCAAGAACTAAATCGCCGAGAACAAGAACTAAATCGCCGAGAAATGGAAATGGAATCTCGGCGAGAACAGATGGATCATCTGGAAGCTGAACTCGATAAGCTCGAACAACAGCGACAGAGCCTGGAAAGGAGCAAACAACAAGAGGAGAAACTGCGAGCTGAAATAGACAAGGCTCGCCACGAAGTTGAGAGTAGCCGATCGCAACTTGAAGAAGAAAAGCGATCGCTTGAGGAACAGCGGGCAGAACTGGAAACCCATAAAGGATTAAGCCCAGAAAAAGCCCAAGAAATGCAAGCACTTCTGGAGCTACTCTCAGGTGGTAACTCTATCGAGTCTCTCAGAGAATTGATAGAGCGAGCCCAAAACCAGATCAATGATGGCATCTCTGTAGGACAAACCTACCGTCAGCAAATGGAAGAACACCGCAACCGTGCTTCTGAGTTGCAGCAGGAGGTAGACCAAGTGACTACACTGCGCCATCAGTGGTCAGAATGGCATCAGTCCCACATCACGTTGTTAAATGATCGGGCACAACTGAACTCCCGCCAAAATCTGTTGGAATTCAATGAACAACAAATTCAGCGATTAGAACAAAATATTGAATACCGACAGGCCCTGTTAGAGCAACTGCAACGTCTTTCTGAGTCGGTTGCTAGTCGTTCCACTTCTGGAGTTAAGGTAGATACGGCACCCTTGCAGAAAATGCCCATTGAACAACTACAGGCGGAAGTTCAACGCTTGCAGGAAGAATGGGATCGATGGTTCCGCATGGTTAAAGAACAAGAAGAGGAACTCAAATACAAACAAGAGGAAATTGAGGAACTTCAACAGGAAATTAATCGGGCTTCTGGGAGCGTTCGCGCTCAGAAAGAATCGGATCTAGCCGATGAACAAGATGCCTATCAAATGCTGAATAAAACCCTAGAAGGACAGCGTCGGACTTTGGGGGAAAGGGAAGACCACATGAACCAGTATCAAGCGGTTTTGCTACAACGACAAGGTAGCGCCGGAACTGTTGATATGGGGGTTGCTCTTGGCTTTCCGTCAATTCTGGCTGCTATTGAAAAACAGCAGCAAGCCAGCCGAAGTGAACTTGAGCAGTTGCGCGATCGCACGGAACAATTAAAAACTGAAATTTCTAACACGGACGCGCAATTGTCCCAACAAGAAACTGAACAGGAACAGAAACGTCAGCAACTAGAAGCCCAAGAACAGAGTTGGATTAAACAAAAACAAACGTTAGCTGAAATTCAAGGTCGCGCTAATCTCTATGAAGAATTACTACCATCCCTTGAGGAAAACTGGAATAATTTACAAGAGCAGATCGAATCGTTGTTAACACAATTTAATCAAATTCAGGAACTCAGCCAACAGCAAACTCAAACACAAGGAGAACTTAGTCAACTAATATCTGGTCTGATTTCCTAA
- a CDS encoding GDP-mannose 4,6-dehydratase: protein MKKALICGISGQDGAYLASLLLDQGYAVYGTSRDAQMSSFRNLKRLGIYDRVKLYSMSLTDFRSVLQVLTQVEPQEVYNLAGQSSVGLSFDQPVETLDSIAGGTLNLLEAIRFTGAPIKLYNAGSSECFGDTYGEPADENTPFRPRSPYAVAKSAAFWEVANYREAYGLFACSGILFNHESPLRPSRFVTQKIIHGACAIASGNQDKLYLGRISVQRDWGWAPEYVEAMYLMLQQPQADDYAIATGETYSLEDFVKTAFDCVGLNWEDFVETDQSLYRPTDIAVGRASPAKAKHKLGWEAQVKMPDIVKMMVQAQQERSP, encoded by the coding sequence ATGAAAAAAGCGCTAATTTGTGGAATATCTGGACAGGATGGAGCCTATTTAGCATCACTGCTGTTAGATCAAGGTTATGCGGTATATGGTACTTCCCGTGATGCACAGATGTCATCATTTCGGAACTTGAAAAGGTTGGGAATTTATGACCGAGTGAAATTATATTCCATGTCTCTCACCGACTTTCGTAGTGTTCTTCAAGTTTTGACCCAGGTTGAACCACAGGAAGTCTATAACTTGGCGGGTCAGAGTTCCGTGGGTCTATCCTTTGACCAACCTGTGGAAACCCTCGATAGTATCGCTGGGGGAACCCTCAACCTCTTAGAAGCGATCCGATTTACTGGCGCACCTATTAAACTCTATAATGCTGGGTCTAGTGAGTGTTTTGGTGATACCTACGGCGAACCTGCGGATGAAAATACCCCCTTTCGTCCTCGCAGTCCCTACGCGGTCGCTAAGTCCGCCGCCTTTTGGGAAGTCGCTAACTATCGCGAAGCCTATGGTTTATTTGCTTGTTCTGGAATACTATTTAACCATGAGTCCCCCCTGAGACCCTCCCGGTTTGTGACTCAGAAAATTATTCATGGAGCCTGTGCGATCGCCTCTGGAAATCAGGATAAACTATATTTGGGTAGAATCTCCGTGCAGCGAGATTGGGGTTGGGCTCCTGAGTATGTCGAGGCCATGTATTTGATGCTTCAGCAGCCACAAGCTGATGATTATGCGATCGCTACCGGGGAAACTTACTCTCTTGAGGATTTTGTCAAAACTGCTTTTGATTGTGTCGGTCTAAACTGGGAAGATTTTGTCGAAACTGACCAAAGCCTCTACCGTCCTACAGATATCGCTGTCGGTCGCGCCTCCCCCGCTAAGGCTAAACATAAGTTAGGATGGGAGGCTCAGGTTAAAATGCCTGATATAGTCAAAATGATGGTGCAAGCGCAACAGGAGCGATCGCCATAA
- a CDS encoding ChuX/HutX family heme-like substrate-binding protein, producing the protein MADLKELLESCESLGTLRLIVTSSAAVLEVKGKIQKLFYAELPKGMYANMHSDLFEFHLNIDQIKAVKFETGEAKRGNFTTYAIRFLDAENQPALSAFLQWGKPGEYEPGQVEAWEGLRAQYGDHIQF; encoded by the coding sequence ATGGCTGATTTAAAAGAGTTGTTAGAGTCTTGCGAAAGTTTGGGAACTTTGCGCTTAATTGTGACCAGTAGTGCTGCTGTTCTGGAAGTTAAGGGGAAAATTCAAAAGCTATTTTATGCAGAACTTCCGAAAGGAATGTATGCTAATATGCACAGCGATTTGTTTGAATTCCACCTAAATATTGACCAAATTAAAGCGGTTAAATTTGAGACGGGAGAAGCGAAGCGCGGGAATTTTACTACCTATGCGATTCGGTTTTTAGATGCTGAAAATCAACCAGCTTTAAGTGCTTTTTTACAATGGGGAAAACCCGGAGAATATGAACCAGGACAGGTAGAAGCCTGGGAGGGTTTGCGCGCCCAATATGGCGACCACATACAATTCTAA
- a CDS encoding PhoH family protein, translated as MTERLTIQLPTIESAIALGGYQEDNLKTLSKQTGTQIVLRGQDLLISGTTKQVELCRVLIESLKPFWENGKTITDPDILTARHAINTHQEANLRELQQDVLARTRRGQDIRAKTFRQRQYIQAIRTHDLTFCIGPAGTGKTYLAAIIALQALLSDQYERLILTRPAVEAGERLGFLPGDLQQKVNPYLRPLYDAIYELVDPEKAANLMERGVIEVAPIAYMRGRTLNNSFIILDEAQNTTPGQMKMVLTRLGSRSRMVVTGDITQTDLPLNQSSGLTVALKILQNIEGIAFCEFSQADVVRNPLVQRIVAAYERHEK; from the coding sequence ATGACTGAGCGACTGACGATTCAGTTACCTACTATCGAAAGTGCGATCGCTTTAGGGGGTTATCAAGAAGATAATCTCAAAACCCTGTCTAAACAAACTGGAACTCAGATAGTTTTGCGGGGTCAAGATTTGCTGATTAGTGGTACGACTAAACAGGTAGAATTGTGCCGAGTTTTGATAGAATCCCTCAAACCTTTTTGGGAAAATGGTAAAACTATCACAGACCCCGATATTCTAACCGCACGTCATGCTATTAATACCCACCAAGAAGCTAATCTGCGGGAACTTCAGCAGGATGTTTTAGCGAGAACTCGCCGAGGTCAGGATATACGCGCTAAAACTTTCCGTCAGCGACAATATATCCAAGCTATCCGCACCCATGATTTAACTTTTTGCATTGGACCAGCGGGAACTGGTAAAACTTATCTAGCAGCAATTATCGCGCTTCAGGCGTTACTTTCTGACCAATACGAAAGGTTAATTCTTACCCGTCCAGCGGTGGAAGCGGGGGAACGTCTAGGCTTCCTTCCGGGAGATTTGCAGCAAAAGGTTAATCCCTATTTGCGACCTCTTTATGATGCGATTTATGAGTTGGTAGACCCAGAAAAAGCAGCTAATTTGATGGAAAGGGGAGTGATTGAAGTTGCGCCTATTGCTTATATGCGGGGACGCACTCTCAATAATTCCTTTATCATCCTTGATGAGGCGCAAAATACGACTCCCGGACAAATGAAAATGGTGCTGACTCGTTTAGGGTCGCGATCGCGCATGGTGGTAACGGGTGATATTACCCAGACGGATCTACCACTAAATCAATCTTCGGGGTTGACAGTTGCCCTCAAGATTCTGCAAAATATTGAAGGGATAGCTTTCTGTGAGTTTTCTCAGGCGGATGTGGTGCGGAATCCTCTGGTTCAGCGCATTGTCGCCGCCTATGAACGACATGAAAAATAA
- a CDS encoding KH domain-containing protein: MARFLISPFLGSPEALRVDCERSPAHRKIWVRLAFEAEDKGRVYGRSGHNIQAIRNVLSAIARVAGESVYLDIYEDSPTPGRPPRASANRPSPKRTSRPTRPSTPRGPIHRDG, from the coding sequence TTGGCACGATTCTTAATTAGCCCGTTTTTGGGGTCGCCAGAGGCGCTGCGGGTTGATTGTGAGCGATCGCCAGCTCACCGCAAAATTTGGGTGAGATTGGCTTTTGAGGCGGAAGATAAGGGCCGTGTTTATGGTCGTTCGGGACATAATATCCAGGCGATTCGTAATGTTCTATCTGCGATCGCTAGAGTGGCGGGGGAATCGGTGTATTTAGATATTTACGAAGACAGTCCTACCCCAGGTCGTCCGCCTCGGGCTTCAGCAAACCGTCCGTCTCCGAAACGTACCAGCCGCCCAACTCGTCCATCTACCCCTAGGGGACCAATTCATAGAGACGGATAG
- the rpsP gene encoding 30S ribosomal protein S16 has protein sequence MIKLRLKRYGKKREASYRIVAMDSLSRREGRPLEELGFYNPRTDETRLDTPAIIRRLKQGAQPTRTVRNILQKANVFEQLKSGVIAEPSIPEPVSQS, from the coding sequence ATGATCAAACTGAGATTGAAACGTTACGGTAAGAAACGAGAAGCTAGTTATCGGATTGTGGCGATGGATAGTCTGTCGCGTCGTGAAGGTCGTCCTCTGGAAGAGTTGGGTTTTTATAACCCCAGAACGGATGAAACTAGATTGGATACCCCGGCTATTATTCGACGGCTGAAACAAGGGGCTCAACCTACTAGAACTGTGCGTAACATCCTGCAAAAAGCCAATGTATTTGAACAACTCAAGTCCGGAGTCATCGCTGAACCCAGTATCCCAGAACCTGTCAGCCAATCCTAA
- the ffh gene encoding signal recognition particle protein, with amino-acid sequence MFDALSERLESAWKKLRGQDKITESNIQEALKEVRRALLEADVNLMVVKDFIKEVGVQAQGSQVVSGVKPGQQFIKIVHDELVKVMGESNVPLAEAQQPPTIVLMAGLQGTGKTTASAKLALHLQKENRSSLLVATDVYRPAAIDQLMTLGKQINVPVFELGKDADPVEIARQGIEYGKAQGIDTIIIDTAGRLQIDQNMMAELAQIKETVQPHETLLVVDAMTGQEAATLTQTFNDRIGITGAILTKMDGDSRGGAALSIRRVSGAPIKFVGVGEKVEALQPFYPERMASRILGMGDILTLVEKAQEEFDIADAEKMQEKILEAKFDFTDFLKQTRLMKNMGSLGGLVKLIPGMNKISQEQLDAGESQLKRSEAMINSMTIEERKNPELLSNSPSRRKRVAKGAGYAEKDVMRLVSDFQRMRSLMQQMGKGQFPGMGMPGMGMPGMGMPGMAGGKKKKKKAKKKKGFGQL; translated from the coding sequence ATGTTCGATGCCCTTTCTGAACGTTTAGAGTCCGCCTGGAAAAAACTCCGGGGTCAGGACAAAATTACAGAATCCAATATCCAGGAAGCTCTGAAAGAAGTTCGTCGCGCCCTATTGGAAGCCGACGTTAACCTGATGGTAGTTAAAGATTTTATCAAAGAGGTTGGCGTTCAAGCCCAGGGTTCGCAAGTAGTATCCGGCGTGAAACCCGGTCAACAGTTTATCAAAATTGTTCACGATGAGTTAGTGAAAGTCATGGGGGAAAGCAATGTTCCCCTGGCTGAAGCCCAACAACCACCAACCATCGTGTTAATGGCAGGTTTGCAGGGTACTGGTAAAACCACAGCTTCCGCTAAGTTAGCCTTGCACCTACAAAAAGAGAATCGCAGCAGCCTGTTAGTAGCTACGGACGTTTACCGACCAGCAGCTATTGACCAGTTAATGACTCTGGGGAAACAGATAAATGTTCCCGTATTCGAGTTAGGGAAAGATGCCGACCCGGTAGAAATTGCTCGCCAGGGTATTGAGTACGGCAAAGCCCAGGGTATTGATACAATTATCATTGATACGGCTGGTCGGTTACAAATTGACCAGAATATGATGGCGGAACTGGCTCAAATAAAGGAGACGGTTCAACCTCACGAGACCTTGTTAGTAGTTGATGCCATGACGGGTCAGGAAGCAGCTACCCTGACTCAGACCTTTAATGACCGAATTGGCATTACTGGTGCTATCCTCACTAAAATGGACGGGGATAGTCGCGGCGGCGCGGCTCTGTCAATTCGGCGAGTTTCCGGCGCTCCGATTAAGTTTGTCGGGGTCGGGGAAAAGGTAGAAGCCCTACAACCTTTTTACCCGGAACGTATGGCATCCAGAATTTTGGGTATGGGTGACATCCTCACATTGGTGGAAAAGGCTCAGGAAGAGTTTGATATCGCCGATGCTGAGAAGATGCAGGAGAAGATTTTAGAGGCTAAGTTTGACTTCACGGATTTTCTCAAGCAGACCCGGTTGATGAAAAATATGGGGTCTTTGGGGGGGTTGGTTAAACTCATTCCCGGGATGAATAAAATCTCTCAGGAGCAGTTGGACGCGGGGGAAAGCCAGCTTAAACGCTCGGAGGCTATGATTAATTCTATGACCATTGAGGAGCGGAAGAATCCTGAGTTGCTGTCAAATTCGCCCTCAAGACGTAAGCGGGTGGCTAAAGGGGCTGGATATGCGGAAAAGGATGTGATGCGTTTGGTGAGCGATTTTCAGCGGATGCGGAGCTTGATGCAACAAATGGGTAAGGGTCAGTTTCCGGGTATGGGAATGCCGGGTATGGGAATGCCGGGTATGGGAATGCCGGGTATGGCTGGCGGCAAGAAGAAGAAAAAGAAAGCCAAAAAGAAAAAGGGTTTCGGTCAGCTTTAA
- a CDS encoding NYN domain-containing protein, protein MSRPLTNAVLFVDGYNIIGIWPRLQQKRDGESMESARRHLIETLINYSAFEGLDARIVFDAHYQNTPGVSEKISRNLLIHYTGYGQTADTYIEKMCASLCHKLRLSRRRLLVATSDRAQQLTVMGYGAEWMSAMQLSEAVEASNRQRQRRHQTPKRSRSRFLDSSLDPESQRRLDQLRMGLK, encoded by the coding sequence ATGTCACGCCCTTTAACCAATGCCGTCCTGTTTGTAGACGGTTATAACATCATCGGAATCTGGCCCCGTTTACAACAAAAGCGCGACGGGGAAAGCATGGAGTCAGCCCGGCGACATCTGATCGAAACTCTGATTAACTACAGTGCTTTTGAAGGTCTCGATGCTCGCATTGTCTTCGATGCTCACTATCAGAATACTCCCGGTGTCAGTGAAAAGATCAGTCGTAATCTGTTGATTCACTATACAGGTTATGGTCAAACTGCTGACACTTATATAGAAAAAATGTGTGCCTCCCTGTGTCATAAGTTGCGACTATCACGGCGACGGTTGCTGGTGGCTACCTCAGACCGCGCACAACAGTTAACTGTGATGGGCTACGGTGCAGAATGGATGTCTGCAATGCAGTTATCCGAAGCGGTTGAGGCTTCTAATCGACAGCGCCAACGTCGCCACCAAACTCCTAAGCGATCGAGGAGTCGCTTTCTTGACAGTTCCCTAGATCCTGAGTCTCAAAGGCGTTTGGATCAGTTACGGATGGGGCTAAAATAA